The genomic DNA ggatgggatttgatctccaGTCCTGCCACGTGAAGATCAGCCTCTGCCACCGGGCCACCCCAGGCAATCATACATAAAAGTTGAAAAAATTACTTAAGATTCCAGGTTTTAATAATAAGTGTTTTCTTGTACTCGACACAGTATGGAATTTCAAAGAAGAACCATCCAGTTTATTGTAAGTATGCATACACATTAAGTTGTGACAATTTTTATCGAATAATGTATACTGTAATTCAAACACGATTCTTACAGTAACGGTCAGAttcacatttatttattctaaCAAAACATGGTGCAAACGTTACTACCTCGTTCCTTGTAAAGATCGCTGGAGGTTCGCTTTCTAACGCATTTCCATCCCTTTTCTAGCATCACAGCACTTGTTTTCATTTGAGCATTGGTTGACGATCATTTTATCATTCTTCCATTCGCCAAATCGTAACCAGTTGGCCAGTCTCCACCAATCTTAAGAATCGAAAATATTCTCGATTAAACTTTAAGCCCAATGTGATTCACAGTTGCCGGAATGAACGAATGAAATACTATCATGCGGGTTTTTACGCCGTGACCAAGActcccccaaaaaacaaaagaacaggACAACTAATCATAGGGAGCCGCTTAAAACAATTATCATTGGTTGCAAGATCCTGCCCAAGACACACAGAGTGGACCAAGAACGTCCCTTGATCGTCCTCCGACGACCACGTGCTCTCGAGCGGGCGTTTCGAATGGCGATCCAACCGATTATCACCAAATTGGCTCGCTTCCATCGCCACCAGCAGCGAGTTACAGGAGGGTCCGAGCGAAAGGATGTTCCAGCACATGAAACGGAGCGCATGTCGCATTTCTTTCCTTGCGCTATGCGTCACACGAGTGAGAGAAGGAAGAAAGATGTACGGTTTTACGGCCTAACATAAATTCGTGAATAGCGGCAACGTTGTAATACGTTGGACGGGTTGCAGCATCTGCCCCTCTTTATGCATTTTGGCTTTGAATTGGCTTGAATGCCTGGACCGGGACCTATTTTTTAGGGCAGGCTAAAATCATGAAAAACCCTCCGTAAGAAGCAGAGCGTTTGAATCGAAAACTAGGAGGCCTTGCGGATATGCTCGCGATTCGATGGTGCGCTTGTGTGCGTAGCAGAGAGACGGCCGCTGTGCGTTTATTGCCGAGGACCACCTCAAAATTGTACCCTTCGATGGAGGGATGAGCATAGCAATAGTGGAAAAAGTATTGCGATCGAGTCAGAAAATAGGAATATGAAGACAGGTTTAATCGGAtggaataaaaaatgttcaaaaccATGTTTTGGACATATTTTCACATGAAGATGAAcatgaaaacatattttcagcATACATTCGCTTATGCTCAGGGGACGCTGGGACTCTGGGACGATACAGTACGCACATGCTCTTGCCTCTcatttttcaaagcatttcaGCCTCTCTTTCACTCCCGTGAGCAGCCAGTCCCGCAGGGCATGATGAACAAATTTGACCACGGCCCTAAAATGCTGCTAGCCAGGGGTACGATTAGGAGGGACCGCTGATAATTTTCCGAGTCATCTATCCTTCTCCTACACCCGAAGGGAAGCGTCGTGGGCCCCAGCGTGTAAAGTTTGGACTGGAAgtgtgatgatgttgattCGGAAAAGAGGGTGTGCTCCCTCAATACGCTGGTTCAATTGTAGCAAAGAGTAGCATAGCCTCTTAGCATAAGCATAAATAGGGTGCATCCCGCGTCAGTACAGTGCGTTGCGTGTTATTCCTCGTATATGCATgcgaaagaaagggaaaaacagATATGTCCCATTGCTTTCTGTCACGTACGGGATGTAGCTAGTGAAGAAGAAAGATGAGCTATGGTTCGCgtaaacgtgtgtgtgtgtgtgtgtgtgtacgaacGTGCGTTTTCGGTAGGGGTTGTATGCAAGTGTGGAGTTTATTCGGTACCTAGCATTCTCGGGAggcgtgtgtgtttcgctGTGAACGGCTTCATTTTTGCTAAATAACAcatgaaaaacaaagaaaagcgaTGTAGTTGAGTGTGTTGGAAAGAGGAATGATATCGGTGTTGTGTTTAGTGCGTACAAAATGCGTTTCACGGTTTGATTAAATCGCTACGTGCATTTCAAGTCCGGCAGCCGCGAGCAGTGCTGTCGAAGAGGTTGAGAGATGCATTCGCTGAAGCATTGAAGTGACGCGTGTAAACGTTTGGGGTGATAGTGTGCGTGAAGCCAGTGTGACAGAGTGGGGTGTTTTATGTAGAGAACTGTcactggaagaagaaaaatgggtACTGCCGTGGTGCCCACGTAAAACAGAGAAGATTGAAAACAATTTCAGCAGTGAAATAGCGCTGGATCAgtaacaaaacagcaaacaacaccTGATGTGCAGTGCTAGAGGTGCGATTTACATGATGTGTGGTGAGTGAGAGCACAGGAAGGCATTGTGGGGAAGGCATTTGTTTCCGATTGGTTAGCAAAGCCCGCGGAGGAGAAACTGAATGTTTGCGAAGGTTTAACGAGGTTTACTGCACAAGATGACGAAAAAAGCTAAGATCAAGCGAGAATCAAGTGAGCCAGATACGCTGGAAACGGATTGTAAGACCGAAAGTGATACAGCAGCAAAGGTACGCGCCATTGTGCTCATTGTAGAGTTCGGTAGTGTTGTATTGTAGCATCTCCAGCCCTCTCTAGCCTCTCCACTAGCCGCCTCACACTGCGTTGGGTCAAACTGACGCAAACAGTGGAGAAGAGTCATCTCATAGCTTCAGTGTGTGCAGTCACAACACGGTGTCAACGTCAATAATATTCGGAtcttgaaaaggaaaacaactaTTGTTTCTGTCTAGTGCTTGAATTTCCATTAGGATTGCGCCAAAGGCCATTTATTTGATGCAGAATAAAGGTTGCAAGTGGGAGAGTTCTTCTAGCTGTGCAAGCATTTCATCTATTACAAACGGACCTGTATTTGGTTGTTTAGAGCTCAATCACAAAATGAGTTTATGCGACAACTTGGCCAGAATCTTTCTTTTTAGCATGGTTTGGATTGCTACACCTAACTTTTCATAGAACATTGGCAAAATTGCATTCCAGCGAACCGTTGACGTTTGCCAACACGCATACAAGGAAATTTGTGTACGCATCGAACACGGCAATACAAATTTCCGctgtttttcctcccccttTCGCAAACATTACACGGGAAAGCATCGCATGGAATGAAAAGTCGGCACGCAGTTCTCCACGATCTCTCTTTTCTGCAATCCACAGTAGCCTGAGGCTTTGTTCGGTACATGTGCGCCCCAGATGCCACGCACACTGTTGCACAACACACATCAATACTACGATCCTTACGATGAAAACAAACGTTTCCCTCTTCTATTCTTCTATTCTTGTCGGCGTGGTAggatttgtttatgtttgtttgttttttgtatcaTTTTCCGGTGCGTGTGAATTAAAATGTTATGACATCCCATTATTCTTACTGAGGAcagttttacaaaaaaaaatcctgaagTGCCAACTTAATGCTATAACCATAATGCACCCAGTATACATTACCAACTTGTTATCCTTTGCAGTGATTTACGCTGGACACAGGCGAAGATTAGTAAGCTTATTGTAAagtattaaaaaattaatcaagcTCGAGCTTGCCGCAAGCTCAAATACTTATGAATACGATGAACGTTTCCGATTCACGACAACGCCGGAAAGCGTAGAGGAGAGCGAAATGGATACAGGCCAGGGTGCATTAGCACCTGGGCAGGAAATACGAATCGTCAGTGCGTCCGTGGTGGCACATTTACAAGCCCAAGGATTACAGGTCCGTTAATTGCTTAACTCATTCAAGGTGTTCCTTGCTTCAATTAATTCATTCATCACTTCTCAACCATCTTCAGTTGGCTTCATTTGGTTTAATTCTTTGGCTCTATTCGGGCTCTATTTTGAGTTGAACTTTCTTTATCCATAACCAATCTTTAATGTATCCTCTACTTAATCTCCTCGAAACGTACCAAACTAATTAGGGCGAGGATTGTTTATCGTTTTTCCTCTCTGCGGCATTATAttcgtctttttttgttttcttttttgctaaCACATGATTATTGCTCGTtgacattttattatttattgggCGAAATTTAATTCACCTGCAACATTTCTGTTTTGGTTTCCACTGCACATTTACTCATCTGCTAACCATGCATAAGAAACATTTATTTGGATGTGTGGATTCATATGGTACCGTTTatggttttaaattttatgttttgtttcgtttgtagTGGTTCAATAGATGTATTTattaattgcattttttgtataaaatagCACTTAAACTAACAAAATATGTACCTATTCTAACTAATCTTTGCTTGGCATCAAAGGGCAATGAACTCAATGCTGCTATTATGGCTGCATCGCAGCCACAAAGCGCTGCGCAGCATCAAGTTCAACAACAGCTTCAAgtgcaacatcagcaacagcagcaacagcagcagcagcagcaacaacaacagcaacagcagcagcagcagcagcaacagcagcagcaacagcagcagcaacaacaacaacagcagcaacagcagcagcagcaacagatacaacaacagcagcagcagcagcaacaacaacaacaacagcaacaacagcagcagcaacatcaacagACTGCAGCACAGCAGCAAGTAGCAGCACAGCAGCAGGCCGTAGCACAGCAGCAAGCTCAGCAACAGGCAGCAGCTGTCGCGCAACAGCACCAACAGGTGCATGCCGCTGCACAGTTGCAAGCACAAATACAACAAGTTTCTGCACAGTCCCAACCTCAGGTTCGAATCGTCATTTTAAGCTCAATCAGTGACagtaaaatgtatttttaacactttttttttgtctacccATCGCTAGGTTATCACACTGCAACAGCTACAGAACTTTCTTCCCCAACATCAGCTGAATTCTCTCACAACAGCCGATGGCACACCGGTGCAGATGGCAGCGACGGCTGCGGCCGGTCCGGCCGGAGCGACACCAGTCGGTACGCCGGTGAAAACGTTCGTTACCTCATCACCCCAGATGGCAGGCCACCCACAGATTGTCAGCTTACAAAGCATACCGCAACAGTTCTTGCAAGGCGGTGGACAACTTATTCAGAACCAGAATGGTCTTTTTCAAATGATTCAACCCGTGCAGACAATTAGTCTCGATGGCCAGGAAGCGCTGTACGTGCCGGCAGGGTTCCAcgctcaacagcagcaacagcagcagcaacagcagcagcagcaacaacagcaacagcaacagcagcaacaacagcagcaacagcaacagcagcagcagcagcaaatgttgGCTGGCGCTCAGGCTGTGCAGATTAACGGACAGCCGGCCTACATTACCCCGTCCGGTCAGATTATTCGGGCACCGAACGGTGTGCTGCCAGGAAACTTTCTGCAGAGCATGCCCCAGGCAGTACAATTACCGACCGGTAGGtactttttgtttaaatactCAACAAAAGACCGAAAGGAAGTTGCTCTTAGGCGGTGTGGTTAGATTGGTTAACGCGTGGGGAGTGTAAATGCGTGTTCACATCGGCTTCTGATTCTTGATTCACCTCACGTAAAAGCACCTTAGCTACGACAGGAGATGTGttatttaaataacaaaatgtTCTACACATTTTCACTTCCACTCTTGGCACGGACTATACTTATATGCAAAGCATTGTCGTTGGCAACTTTTCTTGGCTAAAAGTTAAAATCACCTACTCATGACACCCTCATGATATGTCATACGTTAATATGGAATGTGTCTTGAATCTGTCTTGAAGTCATGAATCCGACATGACGCATACATCCAAAATCCCCAGGAAGATTAAATTGTTTGTCCGCGGCATGTCTTACACTAGGCCAAGGAGTGCAATGTATGGAacgtttctgtttgttttaaaatacaaTCGCTGTATATACCAATTCCATTGACGTTCATCTAAGCATACCAAGCAACTCATACACATACGGTATCAAACACCTTTGGCTTCCACTTTGCTTTACTTTCATCCAGCTGGGCAGGCTACGCTAACTATTCCGGGAACTAATATTACCATACCCCTGGGAATGTCCAATGCCCCTAACATACTACATCAAgtcccacaacaacaacaacaacagcagcagcagcagcagcaacaggttCAACAACAGgtccaacaacagcagcaacagcagcagcagcagcagcagcaacaacaacaacagcagcagcaaatacaacaacaacagcaaactcAGCAACagacacaacaacagcaacaccaaacagcccaacaacagcaacaatcccagcagcaacagcaacagcagcaacaacaaatagTTGCTTCACAGCATGCAGGCGCCGCTACAAACCAGCAACTGCAACAGCTTCAGCAAGCCACGTACACGATTCCGGGCACAAACATTCAAGTGCCAGCATCCACAATGACTGCACTGAATCAGCTTCCGGGGAATATAACGACGATTAAGCTAGAAGGAGGTAAATTGTCCGGTTGCTGTTGTATCTATCGAGTCATGCGGCAAAGTAGTTAGTTTGTAGTAGTTGCGAGTGTgttcattatcattattcgTTCGGGTTTGGTGTTGGAATGGTACTAATTGTGTTTTGCTTAGCTATAAGATACATTCATGGTTTATGCTACGAATGTGGTGCGACAGGTCAGCTTACTTTACACCGTTTCTTTGTCTTTTAGGTCAAAACGTACAGGTGCGCCCGGCAGGTGCAACACTTCCGCAGGTAGTGCAATTCCCGATGCAGCAAACCATCCCAGTACAGATGCCAATATCGACGGCTAACGGGCAGACCGTGTATCAGACTGTGCACGTGCCGGTGCAAACGTTCGGCTCGCTGGTACAGCCCCAGATGCAGGTGATACCGCAGATCCCGCAAATGGCGAACATTATTACACCGAGCGGGCAGATTCAGCAGATACAGCTAACCTCACTGAATCCGCTGGCTGGACTGCAGACAGCTGCTATGCATCCCAACATCATCctacagcagcaaccacaggcggcggcggcgcagCAAATCCAGAACGGTCCAAACGGTCCGATGGTTGTTAGCACCGCTCAGCAGGCCGCTGCAGCGGGACAGGATCCCAATGCTGGTACCCattcgcaacagcagcagcagcagcagcagcaacaagtacaacagcaacagcagcagcagcagcagcaacaacaacagcaggctCAGCAACAGCAAGTGGTTGCCGCACAGCAGATGGTGGCAGCGGCCGCAGCAGCTGCCGCGTCCGGTAACTCGCACCATGCAGTGGCCGGACAACAGCCaacgcaacagcagcatcagcagataATCGGAGGCTTATCGCAGCCGATAACGATCACCGCCGCAACGGGCGGCGGTCCGCAGATCGGTCAGCCGATTacgctgcagcagctgcgtCAGCACATGCCGGGGCTGGCAGGATTGCAGGCGATTCCCGTGCAAAACATCCCCGGCATCGGTAACGTTCAAGTAATACCGACAAATTTCATGCAACCGGTTCAACCGCAAACAGCAGCGTCGCAGCCTCAGTTGAACCCGGTCAGTCAAGCAgggcagcatcagcagcagcagcagcagcaaagtctgcaccagcagcatcagcagcagcagcgagctATAGTCGCAGCCCTTCAGCAGGCAACGGCgcgtccaccaccatcaagtaCAAAGCAGGAAGCAAACGAACCCGCTAAGAGCTTTGTCAAGCAGGAACCCATGGCCACGCAACCGGCGGCAACCGTTGTCGGTGCCGGTGCGCTCTTCACGTCGGCCGCCGGCGCTCCTGCCCAGATAGTGGAGGTCCACAGTGGCGTAAACTTGAGCACGTTGGGCGTATCGAACTCTCCAGCGGCCGGAACGACGACCACGACAACTACACCCTCTGCCCAGCCGAACAGCGTGAAGCGAGAATCGGGCCTCGGGTCTCCCGTTCAAGCTGCCGGCAACGTTAACAGCAGCATCGGTGCCAATGTAGTGCCAGAAGCGGGAGTTAAAGCAGCACGAGCTGCAGGAGGGGAAGCAGTGACGGGGGCAGTCGCGGAAGATTCGGAAGGACTGGAAGCACCGATTGCGCCAACCACGATTTCGTCGGAAAAGCGCCGCCGACACACGTTACCGAAGGTAATCTCAGCCACGCACACCATGAACGGAACGCTGCGGCAACGGGTGCGTCGCGTTGCCTGCACGTGCCCGAACTGTGAGGTGAAAACGAGTGGTCCACCGGACCGGAAGAAGCAACACATCTGTCACGTGAGCGGCTGCAACAAGGTGTACGGCAAAACGTCCCACCTACGAGCACATCTACGGTGGCATACAGGTAAGCAGTTGCGCGTAGTGCAGTGGACTGCCAGCGTCCTAACACGTTCATGCGCGTTTGCTTTTCGCAGGCGAACGACCGTTCATCTGCAGCTGGGGCACGTGCGGGAAACGGTTtacgcggtcggatgagctgCAGCGCCATCGGCGAACGCATACGGGTGAGAAGCGGTTTGAATGCAGCGAGTGTAATAAAAAGTTCATGCGAAGCGATCACCTCTCGAAGCACATACGAACGCACAGCAAGCTAAGGCGCGATCCGGTAAGTTATCATTGCAGAATGTTGCCCGGTTTTCCATTAAGAGCAGCAAAAGAAGCATTTCTGTGATCATGCTTGATTCTTAGCGTTTTTTTCGTTGTATTTTAAGATAGGAAAGCGTTCTCTTTTTATCTTGCGTTCGTGTATTCGTAAAGGGTTTGGTGTTGGATGTTTGGGAACCATTTAAACCGCTTTCTCTTGTGGTAGAGTATGGTGTTTGTTAACTATTGTAAAGAAGATTTGTGAAGCTGATTGCGCTGTACTGAAATGTTGTCCACATTGCTGTAGATACGCATAAAAGTCCCGCCGTTTAACGATGGCACACTAAGTCTGTTAAAGATACCTCGAACGATACTCCATTCCCATGGTTCCAAACACTTACTCCTGTCGTCAGATTTTTATTGATTATGTTAACTAACGAAGCATTAAAACATTTAGCAAAAGCTTTAGGCTTGGTTGGAAAGCGAGATCCAACCGGCGGAACGGCAGGGCCATAAAAACTCGGGAACCGGTCTTCGATGCAGGGACCATAAAACGCTTCTTACAAGCATCGCCAAAACGAGTTGCTCCGTCCTGACCTCTCTCTTCCCCTACTTCAGTCCACCACACTTCAGTGTGGTGATCGATTCTCATGACTTTGAGAGTTCTGTTAGGCTTCGGGACTCACTGGCACTGCTTTCTCGCTTCGACATGCGAGACATTGAACGGAGTGTGTATCGTGAACTTTATGTTAAGTTCAAAGCGTTGGCAgagtgtcttcttcttcttcttctttcttggccaaaCGACCTCATTTCTGGCCTACTACACTCATTGACactgcatagttggatagacCTTCCTTCACTATGGGGGGAATtacccagatgggatttgaaccccggtactGCCGTGTGGGACCGCGGCGCCTTTATCGCCCTTAATCCCTGTAGGACTAAACGTtcgaaccagcagcagcaagaactCGGTCATTATGTAGCGCATGCATGTACTATATGAACTATATAAACTGGTAGTGTGCGTAGTGTATTGATTGctctctttgtgtgtgtttgtgtgtgtgttttcttccgcTATTTTCGACGCGCTTATATTTACGTTGTGTTGCTTATGTTTTCTGCACGAtgccttttattttatttcaacgtTGGGTATATACTATATACACTATACATTAGGGTTCGGATGGTTTCGATAAATCTGGCGATGAGCTGGACTACGAGGAGGAAGAAATTTACGAAATTGACGACACTGACTACAAAATGgatgatgaggacgatctGGACCAGGAAAGACACTCACTTAACTCCTCCTCGGCCGCTGCCTATGACGCTGACCACAAGGTAAAGGATTCACGAGCGAGCTGCTGAAGCTTCAGTATGATGATAATGGTAACACCGCAGATCTCAAATCAAAGGCAGGGCAATCGAAACCATCAACTTTTGTTgtcattttgttgttttattcccCCCCATTAGTTAGCTTCGTTTGAAAAACTGTAGCGTTGTAGTCACACGCAAAGTGTTTGAACGGTATTATTGTTTTGAGCCAGAGCTGTTAGTTGATTGGGGAAGGCAAAGGAACATCAGTTGGAGTACGCTTACGGCTGAACAATGcttaattttattataatgtttggttttcttttgcagGACGACATGGGATCGAACCACTCGGGATCGTCTGATAGTAACGACAGTTCGGATCAGAAAATGATGATTACCATTGCTACCGAGGAGGCAGAACAAGCGTACGATTCTAATTGAGCTCCCATGACATCAACATGCATCATGAAACGATCCGCGCCAATGGTTTTATAATGTAAAAGTAAAGAGCTAGACAGAGGAAAACAAGGTAGGAGTTTTTACGATCGAGAAAGGATTGCGCACGATTCCGTTGCATGCCTGGTGGACTTTGGTGCCGGTGTGTGAGCCCTACCAGCGTTGGTGTTTAAAAAGTTGTTTGCCGCATTTAAAAAGCGCCACAGATCATCACTTGTTTCCGAACTTCTTCTCTTCTTGTTTGGCTCTATAATGGCGGGAGGCTTTCCAGTTCTGGCttttcttgacttgattttacccgtagctggatagtcacaAACCGCACCACTGCACGCTTTCAAAGGTGAATGTCATTGTGTACATCATTGCCACAAAACGCCCCAGGACAGTGATCGTCGTCCGATGCTTGCAACGAATCGAGGCGCAATTCTAAACGTTTTACTCTGGATGTACAACGAAATCATTCTGTGCTGCTAAACGCTACGTGTCGTCGTTAATTAAGCAAACGGAACTGCAGCGAACATGTGACGGGTGAACTGCATTACAGTAAAGCTCGTTGTGTAAAGTAACTAGAACAAGGAAAAGACGTTTTACGTAGGCACAGAAAATTAGCAAAAGCGCAACGTTTCTCAAATACGTAcgattttcttctgttttgccAAACAAATATTTGTGTATTGTGCCTGCGGGATAGGTTAATTGTTTTCTAGTGGCATTAGTGCAGACAGCATGAGACGACGCGAACCACCGAAAATCTACCATCGTTTCGCTTTATTTGAAGccatttgttgttgtgtcggCGTACGGTTTGTTAGCTTTTCACGCATCAACTTACTTTGGCATCGATAAGCTTGAGTTTACAATATTAAATTTGTAGCCAATGGTAGGAGCATTAGTAGCAGTGGGTGAAGCGTGAATTTCACCGGGTGGTTCCGCCGCGAGCAGATGGAAGTAGGGACGAACGAGTGCTTCCGTTGTCATACCTTTTTTCGGTAGAATTATGTTACTTTTTAGTAATTTATTGTTGTAACGAATTAAATGAGGGCACGTCCGGCGCGACAACGCTAGAGCTCCCACATTTCAACGCAAGTCACAGTTCAGTTGCTTTAACTAAGTTTGCATGAACAATAATTCACTGTACATGTGTCACACGAACGCGCGCGTAGACTATTTTATATGATCGTCGTCGAATTTTAATGTCGAGATGTAATGGATGAAGATTAAATGTAAATGTAAATACCACTACAACTAAACCACGGCGGCCAACATTGTAGCGCGAATGAGAATGAGTATGATGAGTGAGTCGCCGCGCACAATGTggaaaaactaataaaactCACCGTAATTTCATTGCGTGTATTCGACGGCTGTTTCGATTGATTGTACACAACCGTAAGCGTCGTATTTATGTATGCGTTTATGCTTTATTTAACACTCCCACATTTACTCCCTCAACAGGACATCAGATTGCGCTTTTGGCGTATCGCAGCCACCAGCTCCGGATCGCATCCCGTCGCTGTCGAAGCGTAGGAATCTAATGGCGCTCTCAGAAGCTTTACCGTCTGTTGCAGATTCGCTCCCAGCGATTGGCCCATCTCTTCCAGGACGCTGCCGAAGTACTCTGgtaggaagaaaagaaaaaatggacGCGTTAGAACCGAATCAGCTAACCACGCCCCCCAAGTTACCCCAAACAACGAACCCCAACTTACCAATATCCGTTGCCAACTGTTTCGCACCGGACGCATTCAGCGAGCAAATGTTTTCGATCTGTTCCACGTACAGTGCTTCCGATTCTTCCACGACGAGCGCAAGAAAAACGTCGGCACAGGGCCGGCTGGAGGCGTACCGGTGATCGGCCACTTCCAGCACCGCTTTCAGTACGCCGGCCGGTGAGAGGAGCAGCGGTTCGAGGTGCTGCGGAAGCGTTAGCAAATACTGACTGATCAGCGTGATGTACTCCTGTGGCGCATAGCTGTAATCGGGCAGTGCGTCCATCGCGGCCGACCCAGCCGTTGCGCCTGCcgggctgctgctggacaTGGGTTCAATCTGCTTGAAGTG from Anopheles stephensi strain Indian chromosome 2, UCI_ANSTEP_V1.0, whole genome shotgun sequence includes the following:
- the LOC118506326 gene encoding transcription factor Sp4-like isoform X5 → MDTGQGALAPGQEIRIVSASVVAHLQAQGLQGNELNAAIMAASQPQSAAQHQVQQQLQVQHQQQQQQQQQQQQQQQQQQQQQQQQQQQQQQQQQQQQQQQQQQIQQQQQQQQQQQQQQQQQQQHQQTAAQQQVAAQQQAVAQQQAQQQAAAVAQQHQQVHAAAQLQAQIQQVSAQSQPQVITLQQLQNFLPQHQLNSLTTADGTPVQMAATAAAGPAGATPVGTPVKTFVTSSPQMAGHPQIVSLQSIPQQFLQGGGQLIQNQNGLFQMIQPVQTISLDGQEALYVPAGFHAQQQQQQQQQQQQQQQQQQQQQQQQQQQQQQQQQMLAGAQAVQINGQPAYITPSGQIIRAPNGVLPGNFLQSMPQAVQLPTGQNVQVRPAGATLPQVVQFPMQQTIPVQMPISTANGQTVYQTVHVPVQTFGSLVQPQMQVIPQIPQMANIITPSGQIQQIQLTSLNPLAGLQTAAMHPNIILQQQPQAAAAQQIQNGPNGPMVVSTAQQAAAAGQDPNAGTHSQQQQQQQQQQVQQQQQQQQQQQQQQAQQQQVVAAQQMVAAAAAAAASGNSHHAVAGQQPTQQQHQQIIGGLSQPITITAATGGGPQIGQPITLQQLRQHMPGLAGLQAIPVQNIPGIGNVQVIPTNFMQPVQPQTAASQPQLNPVSQAGQHQQQQQQQSLHQQHQQQQRAIVAALQQATARPPPSSTKQEANEPAKSFVKQEPMATQPAATVVGAGALFTSAAGAPAQIVEVHSGVNLSTLGVSNSPAAGTTTTTTTPSAQPNSVKRESGLGSPVQAAGNVNSSIGANVVPEAGVKAARAAGGEAVTGAVAEDSEGLEAPIAPTTISSEKRRRHTLPKVISATHTMNGTLRQRVRRVACTCPNCEVKTSGPPDRKKQHICHVSGCNKVYGKTSHLRAHLRWHTGERPFICSWGTCGKRFTRSDELQRHRRTHTGEKRFECSECNKKFMRSDHLSKHIRTHSKLRRDPGSDGFDKSGDELDYEEEEIYEIDDTDYKMDDEDDLDQERHSLNSSSAAAYDADHKDDMGSNHSGSSDSNDSSDQKMMITIATEEAEQAYDSN
- the LOC118506326 gene encoding transcription factor Sp4-like isoform X1, with amino-acid sequence MDTGQGALAPGQEIRIVSASVVAHLQAQGLQGNELNAAIMAASQPQSAAQHQVQQQLQVQHQQQQQQQQQQQQQQQQQQQQQQQQQQQQQQQQQQQQQQQQQQIQQQQQQQQQQQQQQQQQQQHQQTAAQQQVAAQQQAVAQQQAQQQAAAVAQQHQQVHAAAQLQAQIQQVSAQSQPQVITLQQLQNFLPQHQLNSLTTADGTPVQMAATAAAGPAGATPVGTPVKTFVTSSPQMAGHPQIVSLQSIPQQFLQGGGQLIQNQNGLFQMIQPVQTISLDGQEALYVPAGFHAQQQQQQQQQQQQQQQQQQQQQQQQQQQQQQQQQMLAGAQAVQINGQPAYITPSGQIIRAPNGVLPGNFLQSMPQAVQLPTAGQATLTIPGTNITIPLGMSNAPNILHQVPQQQQQQQQQQQQQVQQQVQQQQQQQQQQQQQQQQQQQQIQQQQQTQQQTQQQQHQTAQQQQQSQQQQQQQQQQIVASQHAGAATNQQLQQLQQATYTIPGTNIQVPASTMTALNQLPGNITTIKLEGGQNVQVRPAGATLPQVVQFPMQQTIPVQMPISTANGQTVYQTVHVPVQTFGSLVQPQMQVIPQIPQMANIITPSGQIQQIQLTSLNPLAGLQTAAMHPNIILQQQPQAAAAQQIQNGPNGPMVVSTAQQAAAAGQDPNAGTHSQQQQQQQQQQVQQQQQQQQQQQQQQAQQQQVVAAQQMVAAAAAAAASGNSHHAVAGQQPTQQQHQQIIGGLSQPITITAATGGGPQIGQPITLQQLRQHMPGLAGLQAIPVQNIPGIGNVQVIPTNFMQPVQPQTAASQPQLNPVSQAGQHQQQQQQQSLHQQHQQQQRAIVAALQQATARPPPSSTKQEANEPAKSFVKQEPMATQPAATVVGAGALFTSAAGAPAQIVEVHSGVNLSTLGVSNSPAAGTTTTTTTPSAQPNSVKRESGLGSPVQAAGNVNSSIGANVVPEAGVKAARAAGGEAVTGAVAEDSEGLEAPIAPTTISSEKRRRHTLPKVISATHTMNGTLRQRVRRVACTCPNCEVKTSGPPDRKKQHICHVSGCNKVYGKTSHLRAHLRWHTGERPFICSWGTCGKRFTRSDELQRHRRTHTGEKRFECSECNKKFMRSDHLSKHIRTHSKLRRDPGSDGFDKSGDELDYEEEEIYEIDDTDYKMDDEDDLDQERHSLNSSSAAAYDADHKDDMGSNHSGSSDSNDSSDQKMMITIATEEAEQAYDSN